A window of Candidatus Binatia bacterium contains these coding sequences:
- a CDS encoding MaoC family dehydratase N-terminal domain-containing protein, with amino-acid sequence MSFRDIPSSEVDRPYDCFTHTAVTTAELVGYARSLGVDDPNYIDPDAAKAGPHGGLIAFPTFVVKLRGEHHLPPVVVAEMNTATFDGGKDIELGVAVRPGDEITTTSRITRMFEKTGRSGSMFFVTFRNHLVNQRGEMVALIDCRSLQKLPLPESEA; translated from the coding sequence CCGAAGTCGATCGGCCTTACGATTGTTTCACCCACACCGCGGTCACCACCGCGGAGCTCGTTGGTTATGCGCGTTCTCTCGGAGTCGATGACCCTAATTATATCGACCCGGACGCGGCGAAGGCCGGACCTCATGGTGGCCTGATCGCCTTTCCAACCTTCGTTGTGAAACTACGCGGCGAGCACCACCTGCCCCCGGTCGTCGTCGCCGAAATGAATACCGCGACCTTCGATGGCGGCAAGGACATCGAACTGGGAGTCGCGGTGCGACCCGGAGATGAGATCACGACCACTTCTCGTATCACTCGCATGTTCGAGAAAACCGGGCGCAGTGGTTCGATGTTTTTTGTGACCTTCCGCAACCATCTGGTCAACCAGCGCGGCGAAATGGTCGCACTCATCGATTGCCGAAGCCTGCAGAAACTTCCCCTGCCGGAAAGCGAGGCCTGA